The following are encoded together in the Fervidobacterium gondwanense DSM 13020 genome:
- a CDS encoding carbohydrate binding domain-containing protein, producing MKTIFKFLIISLTGLFLFSCQFQEKVEAVATTVQQQATESAVGVSLLNNWNFRSNIKNDQTNAPFEWWIWEGGKYGVGSAKVENYGVRDNYAFIKIADSGSDTWHVQFNQWVKLTPKQAYYISFRAKADKPRTINVKVLQNHDPWSNYFAKTVELTTEWKTYEFYYIHKERSDETVNFGFELGKLDPTTIYFADVIIKPIDKSEIPPEALEEEVELETLDFDLLEDEEEPDNLVNNGDFGYKIVNDQGSMPSEWWIWQAGQYGISSAKVATYGVVDGYGFIKLDDTGFETWHLQFNQWIKVRRGHSYTITFKAKADDPRPISVKLVQTGAPYGVYFAQTVNLTTEWQTFQFEYTHPEDGDPVVTFSIELGKEKPTTVYFDDVGVLPKK from the coding sequence ATGAAAACCATCTTTAAATTTCTTATTATAAGTCTGACAGGTCTTTTCCTATTTTCCTGTCAATTCCAAGAAAAAGTTGAAGCTGTAGCAACAACAGTTCAACAGCAGGCAACCGAAAGTGCAGTTGGGGTTAGTTTATTGAATAACTGGAATTTCAGATCCAACATCAAGAATGATCAAACAAACGCACCATTCGAATGGTGGATTTGGGAAGGCGGAAAGTACGGAGTCGGTAGTGCAAAAGTAGAAAACTACGGTGTACGAGACAACTATGCTTTTATAAAAATTGCTGATTCCGGCTCTGACACCTGGCACGTCCAGTTCAATCAGTGGGTTAAGCTCACACCAAAACAAGCTTATTACATTTCGTTCAGGGCAAAGGCAGATAAACCAAGAACAATCAATGTCAAGGTTCTCCAGAATCATGATCCATGGTCTAATTACTTTGCAAAGACCGTTGAGCTGACAACGGAATGGAAAACATACGAATTCTATTATATCCACAAAGAAAGATCAGATGAAACTGTCAACTTCGGTTTCGAGCTTGGTAAGCTTGATCCAACAACGATTTACTTTGCTGATGTAATAATTAAACCAATAGACAAGTCAGAAATTCCACCTGAGGCATTGGAAGAGGAAGTAGAATTGGAAACGCTTGACTTTGATCTTCTAGAAGATGAGGAAGAACCAGATAATTTAGTAAATAACGGAGATTTTGGATACAAGATAGTAAACGATCAAGGTAGTATGCCATCAGAATGGTGGATTTGGCAAGCAGGTCAGTACGGCATAAGCAGTGCAAAAGTCGCAACTTATGGTGTTGTTGATGGCTACGGATTTATCAAACTTGATGATACTGGTTTCGAAACGTGGCACTTGCAGTTCAACCAGTGGATCAAAGTGAGAAGAGGACATAGCTACACGATCACATTCAAAGCAAAAGCGGATGACCCAAGACCAATAAGTGTCAAGCTTGTTCAAACAGGTGCTCCATATGGTGTTTACTTTGCTCAAACGGTTAACCTAACAACAGAATGGCAAACCTTCCAGTTTGAATATACCCACCCAGAAGATGGGGATCCAGTTGTAACCTTCAGCATCGAGCTTGGTAAAGAAAAGCCAACCACAGTTTATTTCGACGACGTTGGAGTACTTCCGAAAAAATAG
- a CDS encoding YaaR family protein, which produces MRIEPPSNDPKLKSSNIKGKKSHKKESVHSEIKSSFAGIFEEAESEAIKKTIEEMVSEVVEAGNDFVRSPTPENLKKYKERIKNILKYVEKNLYKLAGKYDYSLSQPRLHIIAEQIDERLEQLTSLLMQAEKDTLKMAEKVGEINGIIFDLYK; this is translated from the coding sequence GTGAGGATAGAACCACCTTCAAATGACCCGAAATTGAAAAGTTCGAATATCAAGGGTAAAAAATCTCACAAAAAAGAGTCAGTGCACTCTGAGATCAAGAGTTCATTTGCTGGTATATTCGAAGAAGCTGAGAGCGAGGCAATCAAAAAGACCATCGAAGAGATGGTAAGTGAAGTTGTTGAAGCGGGTAACGACTTTGTCCGTTCGCCAACACCTGAGAATTTGAAGAAATACAAAGAACGCATAAAAAATATTCTAAAATATGTAGAGAAGAACCTGTATAAATTAGCTGGTAAATATGACTATTCATTATCTCAGCCGAGATTACACATAATTGCTGAGCAAATTGACGAAAGGCTTGAACAGCTGACGAGCCTACTCATGCAGGCAGAAAAAGATACACTAAAAATGGCAGAGAAAGTTGGAGAGATTAACGGTATTATTTTTGATCTGTACAAATAA
- a CDS encoding vWA domain-containing protein gives MQERLKKAIDNLIKSNAFYAYILMGSQFIEGNVKNISISITKNGDVLFVYNPVSVATKSDIMVEGLILHELMHIINRHYLIHPKDKRDKAVWDIAKDAAINQFIPQLDAFSIPLNVLIEEGHGTDNDLIFVGPPIDMLNKTAEEYHDYIVDQFLKRGRYDIETIAERLPDSHKMESDLPVEMLLEVTEQKIGKAFNLFGGELPSGVRQNIELHLKKPVINWETAIRKFVGLSQRGEKYSTPLRPNRRYDDQPGWRYTYLPRICVIIDTSGSIIEEEMNQFVSEIDAIARQEVPLKLIQIDKSVTFIGDYKPGGWKSFEVYGGGETDLQPAVDIAETRFRSEGIIIFTDGYVDLPKVSRRVLFVLSKKHNSEFYIDARKIYGNVYVLE, from the coding sequence GTGCAAGAAAGATTAAAGAAGGCAATAGATAATCTAATAAAGTCGAACGCATTTTATGCATATATACTTATGGGTAGTCAATTCATTGAGGGAAATGTGAAAAACATATCTATAAGTATCACAAAGAATGGTGATGTGTTGTTTGTATACAACCCAGTCAGCGTGGCAACAAAAAGCGACATAATGGTAGAAGGTTTAATACTCCACGAGCTTATGCACATTATAAACAGGCACTATTTGATACACCCGAAAGATAAACGCGATAAAGCGGTGTGGGACATAGCTAAGGATGCAGCGATTAATCAATTCATCCCTCAACTTGATGCGTTCAGCATACCTTTAAACGTTTTGATTGAAGAAGGTCACGGTACTGATAACGATTTGATATTTGTAGGTCCTCCTATTGATATGCTTAACAAAACGGCCGAGGAATATCACGATTACATAGTTGACCAATTCCTGAAGCGTGGAAGATATGATATAGAGACGATTGCTGAGAGGTTACCCGATTCACACAAGATGGAAAGTGATCTCCCTGTTGAAATGCTATTGGAGGTTACCGAGCAGAAAATTGGTAAAGCTTTTAATCTCTTTGGTGGTGAACTTCCTTCTGGTGTAAGGCAGAACATAGAACTACACTTGAAAAAGCCAGTAATCAACTGGGAAACAGCGATAAGGAAGTTTGTTGGACTCTCTCAGAGAGGTGAAAAATACTCAACACCATTAAGACCGAACAGAAGGTATGATGACCAGCCGGGTTGGAGATATACTTATCTACCGAGGATCTGTGTGATAATAGATACGAGTGGCAGTATCATAGAAGAGGAGATGAATCAATTCGTAAGTGAGATAGATGCCATTGCAAGACAAGAAGTACCTTTAAAACTTATACAAATTGACAAATCAGTTACGTTCATCGGGGATTACAAACCAGGTGGGTGGAAGAGCTTTGAAGTGTACGGTGGTGGCGAAACTGATCTGCAACCAGCTGTAGATATCGCCGAAACGAGATTCAGGAGTGAGGGTATAATAATATTCACGGACGGGTATGTAGACCTACCAAAAGTCAGCCGCAGAGTTTTGTTCGTGTTGAGTAAAAAGCACAATTCTGAGTTTTATATTGATGCAAGAAAAATCTATGGGAATGTATACGTTTTAGAATAA
- a CDS encoding glycoside hydrolase family 30 protein: MQKIRIWLTTSDQRHLLDEVRIDELGDLAYREEFKIVVNPDKKYQIMDGFGASFTDASAYLVYHKLSDEKRREVMEKLFDREKGIGISFLRQPMGATDYTTKIYSYDDLPEGVKEDRELKHFSIDHDRKYIIPLLKEALKMNPQLKIMASPWSAPGWMKTTGSMIGGSLLRRYYDVYAQYFVKFIKAYESEGIPIYAITVQNEPLYVPKEYPGMKMDWVEQADFIGDYLGPVFEKEGIKTKILTYDHNWDNTTYAAYVLSDEKASKYVAGSAWHFYGGKHEAMTKIKEMFPDKEIWFTEGSGGDWVPAFFNAYMDQMMHVIRIPRNWSKTVVWWNIALDEKRGPTILSNSTCRGLIEINQKTGEVKYNLDYYTLGHISKFVLPGAYRIDSYTYLDKLETVAFENPDGTRVLIISNRTQTNKKVSVIEQEEEIFEIVLPSYGSATVVWR, from the coding sequence ATGCAAAAAATCAGGATATGGCTTACAACATCGGATCAGAGGCATCTGCTTGATGAAGTAAGAATTGATGAACTCGGAGATTTAGCATATCGCGAAGAATTCAAGATTGTTGTAAATCCTGATAAGAAATACCAAATCATGGATGGATTCGGCGCTTCTTTTACGGACGCGTCAGCATATTTAGTGTATCACAAATTATCAGATGAAAAACGCAGAGAGGTTATGGAAAAACTATTTGACAGAGAAAAAGGAATAGGCATATCGTTTCTAAGACAACCCATGGGAGCTACTGACTACACCACAAAAATATACAGCTACGATGATCTACCGGAAGGAGTAAAAGAAGATAGGGAACTGAAACACTTCTCTATAGACCACGATAGAAAATACATAATTCCACTTTTAAAAGAGGCTTTGAAAATGAATCCCCAGCTCAAAATAATGGCTTCGCCGTGGAGTGCACCAGGTTGGATGAAGACAACAGGCAGCATGATAGGCGGTTCGCTACTCAGAAGGTACTACGACGTTTACGCACAGTATTTTGTGAAATTCATAAAGGCATACGAATCAGAAGGAATACCCATATACGCAATAACAGTTCAGAACGAGCCACTATACGTTCCGAAAGAATATCCTGGTATGAAAATGGACTGGGTAGAACAAGCAGACTTTATAGGCGACTATCTTGGACCAGTTTTTGAGAAGGAAGGTATAAAGACCAAGATTTTGACTTATGATCACAACTGGGACAACACAACTTATGCTGCGTATGTCCTTTCTGATGAGAAAGCGTCTAAGTACGTTGCTGGATCTGCTTGGCACTTTTATGGCGGGAAGCACGAAGCTATGACAAAGATAAAAGAGATGTTTCCTGACAAAGAAATCTGGTTCACGGAAGGTTCTGGTGGTGATTGGGTGCCCGCTTTCTTCAACGCGTATATGGATCAAATGATGCATGTCATTAGAATACCTCGAAACTGGTCGAAGACAGTAGTTTGGTGGAACATAGCACTCGATGAGAAAAGAGGACCTACAATTCTCTCAAATAGCACATGTAGGGGGCTTATAGAGATAAATCAGAAAACAGGTGAAGTCAAATACAATCTCGATTACTATACATTGGGACACATAAGTAAGTTCGTTTTACCCGGAGCCTACAGGATAGATTCGTATACTTATCTGGACAAATTAGAAACCGTTGCTTTCGAAAATCCTGATGGAACAAGAGTTTTAATAATATCAAATAGAACTCAGACAAATAAGAAAGTGAGTGTAATTGAGCAGGAAGAAGAAATTTTTGAAATCGTGTTACCATCGTACGGTTCTGCGACGGTTGTTTGGCGATAA
- a CDS encoding endonuclease MutS2: protein MEEFSEKILVESKVSYLEYIKEKIDYPEVLNTYKYYCYSSLGKEYLESLNPYNVDVIQELTYVSELCDFVRVEGYPTSDAFIDVRPILQKVESGLLIEGEDFLAILKFLSGIKTLRESFKNQRILNSQATVLSFVSKLGNYDEIINAIRSVIDDNGKVKDNASVLLKKIRNEYNETLRDIRHKLERFIAHNQNVLQELSYTIKNERYVLPVKANERGKLKGIVHGLSSSGSTVYIEPEEIIPMNDKIRILSEEEAKEIARILRELTSKIFDRLSQIKSDINVLKRLDGLFAKVRYVIEKNASIVIPEGKYLKLSRARHPLIHPDKVVPVDIELPADKLGIVVTGPNTGGKTVLLKTIAVSIILVRSGFPILAGESSRIPLLDIYVDIGDSQSILENLSTFSGHIVNIVRALELADDNSLVLIDELGSGTDPYEGSAIALGIIEELVARRIKFVVTTHLTPVKLYSMSHDRLVTASMEFDPETLSPKYRVLMNIPGASHAFEISKKYGLPDGILERARKHLDEEHVKIEELIKSLNKQISELEFRKRELEQTLRDYTRQKREFEEKYKLLKVKKMEEFDKELREVYKDIQKAKRDLQITLQSKNTESEQLIRKRLKEIESEVKHLENVQEKIEKVMYETVVSQEERTISVGDTVRLFDGTALGKVVEFKGNKAVVDFNGLKIEIKPEKLVKVGTKESAELTQKPSHPHTTKHRVFGPSLTSNEIDVRGMTVEEAVEKIDEFIDQLLMSDFTMGYIIHGKGTGKLATGIWNHLRHDKRIKNYRFGRPDEGGVGVTVVEI, encoded by the coding sequence ATGGAGGAATTCAGCGAGAAAATTCTTGTGGAATCAAAAGTTAGTTACTTAGAATATATTAAAGAAAAAATAGATTATCCAGAAGTTTTAAATACTTACAAGTATTATTGTTATTCGTCTCTTGGAAAAGAGTATCTTGAAAGTCTTAATCCATACAATGTTGATGTTATTCAGGAATTGACATATGTTTCTGAACTTTGTGACTTTGTCAGAGTTGAAGGATACCCAACGTCCGATGCTTTTATAGATGTAAGACCCATCTTGCAAAAAGTAGAATCTGGTTTGCTGATCGAAGGTGAGGACTTCCTTGCCATTCTCAAATTTCTCTCCGGAATAAAAACGTTAAGGGAAAGTTTTAAAAATCAGCGTATACTAAATTCACAAGCCACAGTGCTATCGTTCGTATCAAAGCTCGGGAATTACGACGAGATAATAAATGCTATAAGAAGCGTAATAGACGATAACGGGAAAGTGAAAGACAATGCTTCGGTACTTTTGAAAAAAATCAGGAACGAGTACAACGAAACACTGAGAGACATAAGGCATAAACTTGAAAGATTCATTGCACACAATCAGAATGTCTTGCAAGAGCTTAGCTACACCATAAAGAACGAAAGGTACGTCTTACCTGTCAAAGCAAATGAAAGAGGGAAATTGAAAGGTATCGTTCACGGACTATCTTCCTCCGGTTCAACGGTCTACATTGAACCGGAAGAAATAATACCGATGAACGATAAAATTCGTATTCTTTCAGAAGAAGAAGCTAAAGAAATTGCTCGGATACTGAGAGAACTGACTTCTAAGATATTCGACAGGCTTTCTCAAATAAAGTCTGATATAAATGTTTTGAAACGACTCGATGGTTTGTTTGCAAAAGTCAGATATGTGATTGAAAAGAATGCTTCCATAGTAATTCCTGAAGGCAAGTACTTAAAACTTTCGAGAGCACGGCATCCCTTAATACATCCAGACAAAGTAGTTCCTGTAGATATAGAACTTCCAGCGGACAAACTTGGTATTGTGGTTACAGGTCCAAACACTGGTGGAAAGACGGTGCTGCTCAAGACAATAGCCGTTTCCATAATTTTAGTGAGAAGTGGTTTTCCAATATTGGCTGGCGAGAGTAGTCGCATACCGCTGTTAGATATCTACGTTGACATTGGCGATAGTCAGAGCATTTTGGAAAACCTTAGTACCTTTTCAGGCCATATCGTGAACATAGTGAGAGCTCTCGAGTTGGCTGATGATAACTCATTGGTACTGATAGATGAACTTGGCTCAGGTACTGATCCGTACGAAGGAAGTGCGATAGCACTCGGAATAATCGAAGAACTCGTAGCCAGAAGGATCAAGTTTGTTGTGACTACCCACTTAACGCCAGTAAAATTATACTCGATGTCCCACGATAGACTCGTCACAGCATCGATGGAATTCGATCCGGAGACTCTGTCACCTAAATATAGAGTTTTAATGAACATACCTGGAGCTTCTCATGCTTTCGAGATCTCGAAGAAATACGGTTTACCAGATGGAATACTTGAAAGAGCAAGAAAACACCTTGATGAAGAACATGTGAAAATTGAGGAATTGATCAAGAGTTTGAACAAACAGATAAGCGAACTCGAGTTCCGCAAAAGAGAGCTTGAACAGACGCTCAGGGATTATACCAGACAAAAGAGGGAATTTGAGGAAAAGTACAAATTGTTGAAAGTTAAGAAAATGGAAGAATTCGATAAAGAACTGAGAGAGGTCTACAAAGATATCCAAAAAGCGAAGCGAGATTTACAAATAACACTTCAGAGCAAGAATACAGAAAGTGAGCAGCTTATAAGGAAGAGACTCAAAGAAATTGAAAGTGAAGTCAAACACCTTGAAAACGTACAAGAAAAAATCGAGAAGGTTATGTACGAAACAGTAGTTTCTCAGGAAGAGAGGACGATAAGCGTTGGTGATACAGTAAGATTGTTTGACGGTACAGCTTTGGGAAAAGTCGTAGAATTTAAAGGAAACAAAGCCGTCGTTGATTTCAATGGTTTGAAAATCGAAATCAAACCAGAGAAGTTGGTGAAAGTAGGAACCAAAGAATCAGCAGAACTAACCCAAAAACCGAGTCATCCTCATACAACAAAGCACAGAGTTTTTGGTCCGAGCCTAACAAGTAACGAAATAGATGTCAGAGGAATGACTGTTGAAGAAGCTGTTGAGAAAATAGACGAATTCATCGACCAGCTCCTTATGTCTGATTTTACGATGGGCTACATAATCCACGGAAAAGGTACAGGTAAGCTTGCCACCGGAATATGGAATCACCTACGCCATGACAAGAGAATTAAAAATTACAGATTTGGTAGACCAGACGAAGGTGGTGTTGGTGTCACTGTTGTAGAGATATAA
- a CDS encoding cell division protein FtsA, with translation MIFALDIGTRKIAGLLVDMDEDGKMIVHDVVLREHEHRAMLDGQIHDVEKVAKAVKIVKEELENRNNVKLDKVAVALAGRFLKTYFGEATMNIADLGELTSDIITKIELEAVANTMENVEPNMYCVGYSVIRYELDGMWFKKLEGLRGDNVTIKVVATFLPSHVVEAMLSVLKKVNLTITHLTLEPIAAVNVTVPEDLRILNIALVDVGAGTSDIAISKDGTIVAYGMVPIAGDELTEAITKTFLLDFSTAEYVKRNLEKNEVLRVKNILDKEKEIRVSDVIKAIEPVVEMMTKKVAEEIIELNGEKPQVVMVVGGGAKVPTYTQFLAKHLGIDEEYVSLKMAKNLDFIDRTGQIIGSEFVTPLGIGYTALTKTGSVFEHVTVNEERIQLIGFKGSYTVWEVLAQAGKDIHSLLGKPGKSVVVEVNGEPVVIKGKMPKPAPVKVNGREATLRDVVKHADVIEVGEAADGEDANPMLYEIIKPIRLRSLESDEIIEYYPRVKVNGNDIIQNIPLNDGDVIKYESVKVKEIREFLAQDLIKIEYSVNGAYREFTAGEVKIFKDELELRDENSVELGEELKYALVLNYPKVKDLPEMEKISVVIKINGQPTVLTKEGVIVLVNDQLVSPEYEIRDGDKIKTQIPDEQGFIVADILKLFNFDIKKVKSYNLLKNGEKVGFTEPLESGDEIIFEFETIEDMEEVD, from the coding sequence ATGATCTTTGCACTTGACATAGGGACTCGAAAAATCGCAGGTTTGCTTGTCGATATGGACGAAGATGGAAAGATGATAGTCCACGATGTAGTACTCAGAGAACATGAGCACAGAGCTATGCTTGACGGTCAAATCCATGATGTTGAAAAAGTTGCGAAAGCGGTGAAGATTGTTAAAGAAGAACTCGAAAATAGAAACAACGTCAAGCTTGATAAAGTTGCCGTTGCACTTGCTGGTAGGTTTCTAAAAACATATTTCGGCGAAGCAACGATGAACATCGCTGATTTGGGGGAACTCACGAGTGACATAATAACAAAGATAGAGCTTGAAGCTGTTGCAAACACTATGGAGAACGTTGAACCTAACATGTACTGTGTTGGATACTCTGTTATTAGGTACGAACTTGATGGGATGTGGTTCAAGAAACTCGAAGGGTTGAGAGGAGATAATGTCACAATAAAAGTAGTTGCCACGTTTTTACCAAGCCATGTTGTCGAAGCTATGCTTTCAGTCTTAAAAAAAGTCAATTTGACGATAACCCATCTTACATTGGAACCTATAGCCGCTGTTAATGTTACCGTACCAGAAGATTTGAGAATTCTCAACATCGCACTTGTAGATGTTGGTGCTGGGACGAGTGATATTGCGATATCCAAAGACGGAACTATCGTAGCGTATGGTATGGTACCAATCGCTGGTGATGAGCTGACAGAAGCTATCACAAAAACCTTTTTGCTCGACTTTTCAACAGCAGAATATGTGAAAAGGAACTTAGAGAAAAATGAGGTTCTCAGGGTCAAAAATATATTAGATAAGGAAAAAGAGATAAGAGTAAGTGATGTTATCAAAGCAATTGAGCCAGTTGTAGAGATGATGACTAAAAAAGTTGCCGAAGAGATAATTGAACTCAACGGCGAAAAGCCGCAAGTAGTAATGGTCGTTGGTGGTGGAGCAAAGGTTCCCACTTACACGCAATTTCTTGCGAAGCATTTGGGTATAGATGAAGAATATGTCTCGCTCAAAATGGCAAAGAACCTTGACTTTATCGACCGTACCGGCCAAATCATAGGAAGCGAATTCGTTACGCCGCTTGGTATTGGATACACAGCACTCACGAAGACCGGGAGCGTGTTTGAACACGTGACTGTGAACGAAGAGCGGATACAGCTAATCGGCTTTAAGGGAAGTTACACAGTTTGGGAAGTCTTGGCACAAGCTGGAAAAGATATTCACAGTTTGCTTGGAAAGCCTGGAAAATCTGTGGTTGTTGAAGTTAACGGCGAACCGGTTGTAATTAAAGGTAAAATGCCAAAACCGGCACCGGTTAAAGTCAACGGACGAGAAGCAACGTTAAGAGATGTAGTCAAACACGCTGATGTTATAGAGGTTGGCGAAGCTGCTGATGGTGAAGACGCAAATCCAATGCTATATGAGATAATTAAGCCGATTAGGCTTAGGTCTTTAGAAAGTGACGAGATAATTGAATATTATCCACGCGTAAAGGTCAATGGCAACGATATTATCCAGAATATTCCACTGAACGACGGCGACGTTATAAAATACGAAAGCGTTAAAGTCAAGGAAATAAGAGAATTCTTGGCACAGGACTTGATCAAAATCGAGTATTCAGTGAATGGTGCGTACAGAGAATTTACCGCTGGAGAAGTTAAGATATTTAAAGATGAGTTAGAATTACGCGATGAGAACAGTGTAGAATTGGGTGAAGAATTGAAATATGCACTTGTACTAAATTATCCAAAGGTTAAAGATTTACCAGAAATGGAAAAGATAAGTGTAGTCATAAAAATAAACGGACAACCGACTGTACTAACAAAAGAAGGCGTGATTGTTTTGGTGAACGACCAGCTTGTTTCTCCAGAGTATGAAATCAGAGACGGTGATAAGATAAAGACTCAGATACCGGATGAACAAGGCTTTATAGTTGCTGATATACTAAAACTTTTTAACTTCGACATCAAGAAAGTGAAAAGCTATAACCTCTTGAAAAACGGGGAAAAAGTGGGCTTTACCGAACCTTTAGAAAGCGGTGATGAAATAATCTTCGAGTTTGAAACAATCGAAGACATGGAAGAAGTAGATTGA
- a CDS encoding ABC transporter substrate-binding protein, translating into MRRHVTRLLLLGLLVVFSLSVFAKVTITASVWSWDVEKYKKIVSEFNKYYPDIEVVLVVNEPDVNGFLTARVSAKQLLPDVVVQSWEALPYPVSQGWIYPIDEFLKNDADLKHMPLALRQSFVYNGKTYALPERLHFQGIVMNLDLLKKLNLQAPKYEAFTVNIFKTYLRKATTREYSGINHLWDFDNVEAAVLSKDTTFWGFNPKKWEFELATGGWLPAIKLQKELKGVPGLVSDDLKNDELRNKGELDDYQKKFGKDADAFRESKVLMGLHGTWDWSWVRTLPWNLDYYPMPFEPQVGQRIPVHVNYAFMTSTTKYPKEAFAFLRFLTYDPRGVVARLKIDVANGEENGRLIDWFVPATMHPDVIKYFDSLKIPNGVKWMLKNLDKAVRVDMWKTVPGWDQATWDVIFPVSEKVRRGEVQTETVAVETQEKANKIIKDAWSDFSKKLTEVEKKFPEIRKQVEGK; encoded by the coding sequence ATGAGAAGACATGTTACAAGGCTGTTGTTACTTGGATTATTGGTAGTTTTCTCACTCAGTGTCTTTGCAAAGGTAACGATAACTGCGTCAGTTTGGAGCTGGGATGTGGAAAAGTACAAAAAGATTGTTTCAGAATTCAACAAGTACTATCCTGATATTGAAGTTGTTCTGGTTGTCAATGAACCTGATGTCAATGGGTTTTTAACAGCTCGTGTATCAGCGAAGCAACTACTTCCGGATGTTGTAGTCCAGTCATGGGAAGCACTTCCGTATCCTGTCTCTCAAGGATGGATATACCCTATTGATGAATTTTTGAAGAACGATGCTGATCTAAAACATATGCCGTTAGCTCTTAGACAGTCTTTCGTGTACAACGGAAAGACTTACGCACTTCCTGAAAGGCTCCACTTCCAGGGTATCGTCATGAACTTAGACCTGTTGAAGAAACTGAACTTGCAGGCGCCAAAGTACGAAGCGTTTACAGTCAATATATTCAAAACGTACCTGAGAAAAGCAACGACTCGAGAGTATTCGGGTATAAACCACCTCTGGGATTTTGATAATGTAGAAGCAGCTGTCCTTAGCAAGGACACAACATTCTGGGGATTCAATCCAAAGAAATGGGAATTTGAACTCGCTACAGGTGGTTGGTTGCCAGCAATTAAACTGCAAAAAGAACTCAAAGGTGTTCCAGGACTTGTTTCAGACGACCTGAAAAATGACGAGCTGAGAAACAAAGGGGAACTCGACGATTATCAGAAGAAGTTTGGAAAAGATGCAGATGCATTCAGAGAATCAAAGGTTTTAATGGGACTTCACGGTACTTGGGACTGGAGCTGGGTAAGAACTCTTCCGTGGAATCTTGACTATTATCCTATGCCATTTGAACCACAAGTTGGGCAGAGAATACCAGTTCACGTGAACTACGCATTTATGACATCGACAACGAAGTATCCGAAAGAGGCATTCGCATTCTTGAGATTCCTGACATACGACCCACGTGGAGTTGTCGCAAGATTGAAGATAGACGTAGCAAATGGTGAAGAAAACGGAAGGCTCATCGATTGGTTCGTTCCAGCGACGATGCACCCAGATGTGATTAAATACTTTGATTCACTGAAAATCCCAAATGGTGTTAAGTGGATGCTCAAGAACCTCGACAAGGCTGTGCGTGTTGATATGTGGAAAACTGTTCCTGGCTGGGATCAAGCAACATGGGACGTTATATTCCCAGTAAGCGAGAAAGTGAGAAGAGGCGAAGTACAAACTGAAACCGTAGCAGTTGAAACGCAAGAAAAGGCGAACAAGATTATAAAAGACGCTTGGAGCGACTTTTCTAAGAAGTTAACTGAAGTGGAAAAGAAATTCCCGGAGATCAGAAAACAGGTTGAAGGAAAATAG
- a CDS encoding undecaprenyl-diphosphate phosphatase, with amino-acid sequence MKDFFLGVVQGLTEFLPVSSSGHLGLFSKLFGLQSNLSLFAFLHLATFLVVLIFLWKDVWSILYGMFKLDKEIWNLVFKLIVATIPAGLVGLFFEKKIENIFSSQWVIGIFFLITAAFLWFSDAASGRKSLNELSFLDALLIGLFQAVAVLPGISRSGITLVGALLVGLNRADAFKFSFLLSLPITLAAGLFELKDVVLNAATFSGFGGAFVAGIVALLVVKQLTISAHLRYFSIYLILPAILSFFIR; translated from the coding sequence GTGAAAGATTTCTTCCTCGGAGTTGTACAAGGACTTACAGAGTTTCTACCAGTGTCAAGCTCAGGACATTTGGGACTTTTTTCGAAACTTTTCGGACTTCAATCTAATTTATCTTTATTTGCCTTTCTGCACCTCGCAACTTTCTTAGTGGTTCTAATTTTTCTCTGGAAAGATGTTTGGAGTATTCTTTACGGCATGTTCAAGCTTGATAAAGAAATATGGAACTTAGTTTTTAAACTCATCGTTGCTACCATTCCAGCCGGTTTAGTAGGCTTGTTTTTTGAAAAGAAAATCGAAAATATTTTCTCGTCACAGTGGGTTATTGGGATATTTTTCTTGATTACTGCAGCCTTTTTGTGGTTTTCAGATGCTGCATCTGGAAGGAAATCACTTAACGAGCTATCATTTTTGGATGCTCTGCTCATAGGACTTTTTCAAGCTGTAGCAGTATTACCAGGTATTTCAAGAAGCGGTATTACATTAGTAGGTGCCTTATTAGTAGGTCTTAACAGGGCAGATGCGTTTAAATTTTCTTTCCTTCTAAGTCTTCCGATAACACTTGCAGCAGGATTGTTTGAACTTAAAGACGTTGTTTTGAATGCAGCTACATTTTCTGGATTTGGTGGAGCTTTTGTTGCCGGTATTGTGGCTCTGCTTGTTGTAAAGCAACTTACGATATCAGCTCATCTAAGATACTTTTCCATTTACCTAATATTGCCCGCTATATTAAGCTTTTTTATTAGATAA